The Gossypium hirsutum isolate 1008001.06 chromosome D03, Gossypium_hirsutum_v2.1, whole genome shotgun sequence genomic interval tattgatgataaaaaaATGTCGAAGAGAGGGAAGAAACGACTGCAAACTAAACATTACCTAGTAAAATTTAAAggtaaatttcaaaagaaaagaacTTTCCCTGAATCAGACCGTTGAATTGAGTGAGGAAGGGATTTGTGAATCTCAGCCCAATCTCAGCTCAAACTGGTATTTGTTGACTGGAAAAGCATTTTTAGATTTGTTATCTGCTTCAAAAATGCATTTGTCAACAAATCCAGTCCGATCCAAGACACCGGAATACTGAACTGCATATTGAATTAAGGGTCTTGGGGGTGACTCATCGCTTCAAGCACTATCCACTATCAACATCCTTCCCCTATATAATATAAACTTCGCAAAATAAAATACTGAAACAAATTAAAACAGATTATAAAAGAGATTGTGGATCTTGGTTCATCGCTCCTTATACTATCTACTATCTACATCTCtgcaaaaatatattaaaacaaaatataaaagacagtgGTTGGTTCATTGCTTCTTTTACCATCTACTATCTATTTCCTAAAAGTTACTAAAAAGAATTAGTAACAGAAACATCAGCAGATAAGGAAAAACAACTACAAAATTTGCATCTGTAAAAGGAAACACCAAAATGGTGAGAATGAGACTCAAGACTAGAGTGATTTTGCTTACGGACGGGCAAAAACGGAAAAGAACAAAAATGACCTAAAGTGAAAAGAACTCCTCCACACAACTGAATAGCATTTATGTTCTCCAATAACAAAATTTACACTTATATAAGGCAAATGGCCGAATGGCCTCAGGGTTTCAAATAGGGTAGGCATAGTGGTTTCACAGCCGCTAATTCAAAATAGCAGCAGCATCCGCTACCACTAAAGATCTCAATAGCTGCGTCAACATATTTTCAGATGTTCTTCGAACTAAGTAAATAGAGAAAGAGTACAAGATAAGGCGGAATCCAAAGTAGAAAATAAAATGTAGAGGAGTAACGTAGAGGCTGAGATAAGGTAATTGATACTGTAAGTAGATATATTTTAGGGTTTCGAAATTTACCTTGCAAAAGAGGATTTGGATCTGAGTAATGGTGAGATCCCTGCTTGGCGGCCAACGCTGAGAGATGAGGGTAGGAAGGagtttctttttaaagaaaattttactattttagccCCACAAAAAAATTATTGGGCTCTACTTGGGTTTTAGTTTTTGTTCCCTCTACTTTTGTTTTGttgtctttcttttttcttttttttatgataatttttatataatagtGTTAAGGTGTTCATCACCCAAGTGTTATATAGGTTTAAGTTGCATTAGTCGCATTACTGttattaacacaattatattttaatttaatattcaagttTCATTTAATTCTTTCTCCTAATCTCACATCTtggttcttatattttttttattaacacgATTCAAGCAATTATAATTCAAATGAATccaatttaaaatacaattgaatttaaaatcaaaatatattcaaacttagactaaataaatctaaaaagaACCTAAACTAAAATTAATGGACATGAACCTAAACAGCATTTTGCAAATGGTCCTTATATTCCATTAAAATGTAATAATGAGACATGACAATATTGTATCACATCACCACTTGggcttatttaatttttaaaattttcaaatgatgaATTGACATAATCTCTTATTATCACATCATCACACATTAACAGAATTTAAGTTCATGGACCAAATTAGAAAGAATTCAATGACCAAGATGAGACATGAGTGCTTgatataatttttctttcatAGGGCTCAAGCTTGAAGGACAAAATACGGGTACTTAACATTATCAATTCGTAACATTTTAATCATTGTGTCCAACCCAACTAAGTCTGGCATGGCagaagttatattttaattatttacacataatcgtttattattatattgtgaaATATTATATTAATGGTCATAAAGTACCAAAGTAATGGTTCTTTGTAAGTTAACTTTATTGACATGACATGTGATTGTCTAGGTATATGCTTCATTAGTAATTATTTAACTTtataaagtaaaaagaaaattattaaaattataaaaaattataaataaaattataaaaatgatttaagcCCAATAAACCATTAAACTTACCACCAAACCATTAAACTTAATTTACACTTTACCACCAAACCATTAAACTTACTTTAAtataaattgaacaaaaataatatttaagccCAATGAACAAAGATAGGCCTAGGAACAAAAATAAATGATTTTCCCAATAGAAGGATTTGAACCTAAAACTTCCAACAAACAACTAaaatacttaaccactaaaacataTATtactttataataaattttaacaaatcaCAATAAAACTTAGAGCATTATATGGGAAATTCACCGCTATGTATGTACTATATTGTGATAATTCTTTAATACCTTAAGGGTCAAGATCGTATCACCAGCTCAAATACCCTAGGGTACAAGCATATTCTGGTGTGGTTGGTGAGGTCGATGCATTTATGCTCGATTAGCACTTTAGTACATCTACTTCTTTTTCCTCCTCTTCTCCATCATGAAATCAATTTAATTTCTTAGAAAAGTTTTGGATCAATTTTCGGATTCCAATCGATATCATCAATATACATATCAGTTGCATAACTTGACAACTTATCCTTGTAAGGAAAATCATGATAATTTTCCCAGAACCTCTGTTTAGCTTCctgaaaaacttttaaattagtCGAATCATCTCATTCGAATACTTTATAAGCTTTATACAAAGTATTCTTCGCATCAATAAATATTTTCCATGACATTGCACCCACtttcatgcaaaatttttaaaacgaATAAATCGATTaagattttaattattaaacccATAAGACCATAACCTGTTTACAAActcaaacccaaacccaaacccaaagtAAACATTAAATCCAAATTCTCATTAAAACTCGTTATTCTTACAAAATTATAGCctattaaaactttaaaatccAATACCTTTTCTGAGTCATGCTATTCCATAAGTGCAGAGGTAACCCATGAACTTCAAGCCAAGTTGCCCTCCGCTCAGGAAGGAAATCAACTAACCTACATCATCTGATTAAAAGCACAATAACTCCACAACATCTGATTGACAGCACAAGTTAATTGAATTACCAAGAatcaatatcaataacttacATAAAAGAATAGAGATTAAATATAAGATGAAATCAACCAAGCCAAGCTGGCAATGTCTAAGCCAAAATATTCATTTACCCCATTTCAATCCTACAATAGTCAAGATTTGACTAAACTTTGCAACCTATACAAGTCTTTTTGGGATTTtgacaaaatataaataaaagccCCGAGAAGATACTTAAAACATTCACTCATCCATGGCAACTGCTTGAAAGAATTGGGGTTGTCATCTAGCTCATAATCAAATACAAGATCAATACCGAATTCTAGCACAGATAAATCTGAAAGAACCCGAAGAGTAATATGATCACCGGCTTCTAGTTCACCACCCCTAAAGTCCCAACAAGTAAACCAGTATAAGGTATTCTTGGTTCCAAGAATTCCTGTGAAATGTTTGGAGTAGGTCCACTTTGTACCTTTAGTCTCGTTCACAATTTCAAGGAATGGTAAAAATTCATTTGTATTATCATTCTTGGCAGAAAAAATGATAATCGAATTTAAGAAGCAACTAATCTTTCGACTAGAGTTTGGGGGCACTGATAATGAAACCTCAGTCTTGCCAGCTTGATTGCCAAAGTAGTGGCCATAGTAATCAAATGGCATTGGATCAAATGCTGTAATTATGCCATAATCGTATAGTACCTGTAGCATTGGGTTAAGGAAttagttattaaaaatatatagtatataaataaattttgaaacttGGAACTCGTAAGGAACCTGTGGGGAAGAAACCACTTTTGATTCTTCTATATAACTGCAAAGTTGCACTTTAACATTTCCATAAGATTCCAAATTGAGTAAGTTTTTAGTTAGGTCCATCTTGATATTTCTTGGGGAAACTTCATCTCCTAAAATGTGTACAATAATGtgttatttatcaattttaatgatCATCAACATAATATGCCTATTATAATACCAAAGTATTAATTTTGACATGAAAAAAAACGTTGATTAAAGTTTTTATCAGACACCCATATAATATGGGTTTAAACTGTGtatgaaaaaaaatatcaaacaacTAATTTTATGTATTATGACTAAAATATGTTATAAGACTTGTTAGAAATAACCAATTATacacttttttgaaaaaaaaaatcaattatatctgtatcttttatttttatataaaatatcaacTTTAAAAATACCACTTTTAACTTCATCCATTATTTTAGTTTCCACTTAGGTGATAGATTAATCATCTATCAAACAATTAACTTATTTTGATTAGACCTCAATTGcaacataattttataattattattttattattaagctaAATTTCTCTCAGAATCTATTAAacttaagttatatttttattgtattggAAAGCCTTTTAGAGAAACATatatcaatttttgaatttttttattgacatCTAAAAGGAAACATATGTTCAAACAATCTAAAGGGGGcattaaaataagtataatagGATGTATTAACTAAAATACAATCTTACCGTCGAAAACACAATTAGATATTCATAtaattcattatttcaataagGATATATCTTTTTAGCCATGTGTTTTACTCATTAATGTTAATAGTGCATTGGGTAATATGCCATAAACATAATTATTTGAAATCTACTCATACCTGTagataaatatgaaaaaccaTATTCATATCTAATGTTGTGTTCGGATTCATAGGTAACGCCAAATTTTTTTATGCGGAGATGAATAGGCACTATCATGCAACTCACAAGGTCACCACCTTCAAACTGACAATCCGTTACTGGCCAATGGATCAACCACAACATTGTGTTATCGTTAGTCTTAGGAATTCCAATGAAACTGGAGCAATATCTCCCCGTGGTCCTTTTGGTCTCATTGAAAATGTAGACACTTGGTGGAAGGTCCAATATTTGATCACCATCTAAAGAAAAAACAATGCATAAGCTGAACCAACGAATCTTTTCATCTGGATGAGATGGTGTTGGCAAAAGAAAAGAGATTCGATGCTCGTTAGTGCGATGCTTATACCCAATCGGAACTTCACTTCCTAAAACTAATGTGCTTGTTATACCACATTCCTGCAAGACCTGATAGAAAAGAAAACTGTTAGATGATTACGAATGTGTTGATTAAGTAATataagacaaaaagaaaaagatctAAAATTTAAGTTGGAGAACTATTGGACCTGTGGGGTAGCAAGCATTATGTTGTCCGTTAGGCAATTATAAAGTTGCACTCGATTTTTGTTGACGGAATTCACGTTGAATAATCTTCTAATCTCTTCCGCATCAAAGTTTTCAATTGGCTCCAACTTGAATATATCTTGAACCTCGGTCAATTTTTCACATCCAAAAATAACACATCGTTTGGAAGAAAAGAAGCATGGAAGAATTGAACTAAAGCTTTTTACTGCAGATACTGTCGAGAACCCAGAAACATTGGGCAAGAATGGAAGCTTTGGAATCATTTGGAGTTCAGTGCAAGAAGTCAGTACAAGTTCATCAAGTTTTGTAAGTTCTTTTAAGCTTTCGGCTAAGTAATGAATTGGGTTTCTACTTAAATTTAAGGATTTCAAGGAAGGCAAGTTACAAAGATCATTGGGAATGACATCATCAGATAGTTTGCAACTTTCAAGGCTTAACTTTACCAAAGAGCCCGGTAGAGATGCCCAAGAGAAACCCAATCCTTTGCTTCTTTTCAGTAAGAGCCACTGCAACCCCAATCTTGATTGATATATGGCAGTTTCATCTAAATTAAGCACCTTCAATGATTCCATATTATGCAACTCCCTAGGAACATCATCAAGTCTTGAACTACCAGATAAGATAAGCTCTTCAAGTGATATTAATGAACCAATTGTCCTTGGAAGTTTCCTAAGACTTGTGCAATCTTTAAGGTTCAAGAAGTAGGCATCTTTAGCTCACCAATGGATTGATCAACTTCCACCAAATTTATGCAATCTTTGAGCATCAACTTCTCAAGGCTAGGGAGTCCTGAAAAGGTTGGGGTTTTAAGAAGGCTATGTGAATGGTTGAGATTAAGGATCTTTAAATTGGGGAGGCACTGCACAAAAAGAAAACccttcatttatatattattgtttcacacacacacaaaaagaaggaaaattagTATATATCATACCTCTGTATCCTTCCAAACTTGTTTAAGTTTACTGTTGCGCATGTCGAGAACAACTAGTTCATTGATATCAAAATCCACCGGAAAAGATTGCATCCAAAACCCATGCCAACGTAACCATCTTAATCTTTTGGGAAAGTCTTTGAAGTCTCCTTTAAGTCTTACATAATCCAGTTTAAGCAGTTTAAGTCTCTTTATCTTTGCAAATGCTTGAGTTTCCATATCAACATCATTTGCCATGAGAAACTGACTTTTGGAATGCTTTGGAAAATGTAGAGTTGTATTTGTCCTTTTAGCCTTGTCTTCTAGCAATCCTTTTAGGTCAAGTGTGAGGCACTTAACTGTTCTGGAACCCTGCATCagaaaaacttttttaaaaaataaatagaaatttgataataataaaaaaaggtagTGAAGACGATGGGATAAGGCTAATGTTGATATGGGATGTGAAAAGGCAGGTAAGAGCAGTAGACTATGAAAAgtcataatatatattataaacatttCTTACGTTACATTTCAACCACCTCTTTAATTCCACCAGAATCCGGTACTACTCGCTCTTGAGTGCTAACACTCTCCTCGTTACGGCCCTCCAACTTTTTCCTCCGAAAAActcaattcaaataatatttttatatttgaggTTTATGATTATTTCTCTTAATAATGTTGTCTTTAAAATTCAGatatctatttctcttgaaaatacaATAccttaattattcaaataatagtCTTAACAGAAAGATTAAGCACCAAATATTCTATAAATACTAACAAGCTAATGGTCTAAAGTCTAGATTGAGTAGCACTATTATCCAAATTCCAAAACATAGTGCAACAAATCAATTCTTTCCCGGCGACCAAATGacgtttattatatatatagaaCTCTACAACCTAGTGCTACTAATTATCAATTTTATTGTTGTGACTCCATAACTAAAATTTAGTTGATCCCTTGACTCAAGAGTGTAATTATTCGAATAGGGATTATATCTCTTTTACAGTGGTACACTAATTCGTCTTATTATATGggttcactacaccaaaacaggcttttagcggcgcttttttaggcctttagcggcgctttttagcgccgcaaatacttttagcgaCGCTTTGATAAGCGCCGCAAAAGATGCCACTAAAGGTGttggtctatagcggcgcttcTATCACAAACGCGTTGAAGACTAagagctttagcggcgtttttaatatAACCGCCGCTATAGATTGgtgtctttagcggcgtttttgttgaaagcgccgctatagatcagggtctttagcggcgttttttatataAGAGCCGCTATAGatcatggcctttagcggcgcttttcccaaaaacgccgcaatagaccctgatctatagcggcgcttatCCAGAAAATGCCGCTAAATACCCTTTGTCTATATAGCGGCACTTCgcgcaaaaacgccgctaaagaccctaatctatagcggcgcttttaccaaaaacgccgctaaatttggcagatttgtaaattttttttatattttctgccCTCCTgtaaaaaacaaatcaaaagaaatcatatctaaaccagccaaaagtaaCAAATCTATggattaaacaaataatataataaatatcaataaatataaacaaattcgtattattcttacaaaaatgttaaaagttaaaatgataattgaaagtcaaaattgaagtatatttacacgatagtctaagacgacggctgttgcgactgctgaaacatctttaTCATACTCTagagctgctgctggagttcatcaAACTTTTGACgctgctctgcttccctcgctgcagcctctgcttccctcgctttaGCCTTTGCTTCCCTTGCTGTAGCTTGTTCTTCTCTCGCTGCTGCCTCTGCTTCTCTTGCTACCGTATCTGCTctaagctgctgctggagttcttcatactttcgttgaacctcagcttctctcgctgctgcatctgctttaagttgtagctggagttcttcatatcttttttgaacatcagcttctctcgatgttgcctctgctttaagttgtgtaatttgctcaGTTGTTGTCGCTTGCATCAGAGcaatctggtctcttaacctctgaactttagCTTCAGCTCGACTCCCCGAAGGCATATACTGTTGCGAGcaagatccaaaatattgggacgGGTTAACAAAATATCCTTggaatcgaacccgaccatacctttcaggacccaaaacttcagtgataatccagttatcaatgtcgtcaatatgaacagaactatcactggatGCAATCGcgtcgtactccgcctttttattctttaatttttcctaaaaaataaatcacacatagataggaacgcaatatatattaaaaataagaatgcaacataacttaacaatatttgcattataataaatgaaataaatcattagaaagtaaacactatataaataattaaaacaagtgaaattgtattaagcaaacgtaccataatttctgcagcttcaggagtcatagggtttccatctttcttcctatgtgtaatgtcaaaaagttgaagtcgtccaactttttgaccggacgacagttcctacaatacaatagtaaaaatattaattgatagaaagtaataaatatctgcCAATATTAAAAGCATTTCAAAATACCTCTGCATGAGCTACAcacgcaaaacttttcgacccagctgtgtgagtgaatttttgttgctgcctaCTCTATTTCCAAAttgttcacgatcctacattatgaaattattagtacgttaattaggaaatactatacaccaaaataattacaaaattttataagttacacatacctctcctttcttcgaagtcCAAAATCTAACGACCTCTTCCCAGTGGCACCTCAGCATTCCCGACGGGACATTTTGTAATCTCTCGTCGAgtgttgtttttgttttaaaatattctttctttaaagtgctcttatggtctctccatctttttcccaatgccttctttacataagcatcggagacttctagagcaaatctcgcctacaaaaaagacaacttaagaaagtaaatgtaaacgaaacttaaacccaagtattataaatgacatacacgttttgttaccttaatgttatcgaggccttggttcttgttactctcgggcactttatgccatgactcgaagttaattggcaacatatttgcattccgtgctagaatgcccatgtatcctgctaaaaggcgggcttctgatccaacaggctgaccaaagctattactggatacttggacacgctcgactggatctaggtCATATAAATCGCTCAGTACTGTACGTCCGCGAACTCTCCGCGTCTCACCAGTttcatctgaaaaataaaagtattgtaatatacgaaatttaaaaaaaaataaacaagaagTCAGCACACatgaaaattaaatgttaaattactttgaacttctataTGTTCCTCAAGTGTaaccggaacattcgaagatccaattgcaGTCTGTTGTTCAGTGCTGTTTGTTTCCGCCGAGTTTGGAGTACCTTGAACAATGCGGTGCAATCGcacttttcttctaggcattttatctgcaatacaaataaattagttgaaaacttagtatacaattacaacaataacatc includes:
- the LOC107932331 gene encoding uncharacterized protein isoform X1; protein product: MESLKVLNLDETAIYQSRLGLQWLLLKRSKGLGFSWASLPGSLVKLSLESCKLSDDVIPNDLCNLPSLKSLNLSRNPIHYLAESLKELTKLDELVLTSCTELQMIPKLPFLPNVSGFSTVSAVKSFSSILPCFFSSKRCVIFGCEKLTEVQDIFKLEPIENFDAEEIRRLFNVNSVNKNRVQLYNCLTDNIMLATPQVLQECGITSTLVLGSEVPIGYKHRTNEHRISFLLPTPSHPDEKIRWFSLCIVFSLDGDQILDLPPSVYIFNETKRTTGRYCSSFIGIPKTNDNTMLWLIHWPVTDCQFEGGDLVSCMIVPIHLRIKKFGVTYESEHNIRYEYGFSYLSTGMSRFQIIMFMAYYPMHY
- the LOC107932331 gene encoding disease resistance protein RPV1-like isoform X2, with the translated sequence MQGSRTVKCLTLDLKGLLEDKAKRTNTTLHFPKHSKSQFLMANDVDMETQAFAKIKRLKLLKLDYVRLKGDFKDFPKRLRWLRWHGFWMQSFPVDFDINELVVLDMRNSKLKQVWKDTECLPNLKILNLNHSHSLLKTPTFSGLPSLEKLMLKDCINLVEVDQSIGELKMPTS